The proteins below come from a single Ovis aries strain OAR_USU_Benz2616 breed Rambouillet chromosome 18, ARS-UI_Ramb_v3.0, whole genome shotgun sequence genomic window:
- the GSC gene encoding homeobox protein goosecoid: MPASMFSIDNILAARPRCKDSVLPVAPSAAAPVVFPALHGDSLYGGAGGGSSSDYGAFYPRPVAPGGAGLPAAVGGSRLGYSNYFYGQLHVQAAPVGPACCGAVPPLGAQQCSCVPTPPGYEGPGSVLVSPVPHQMMPYMNVGTLSRTELQLLNQLHCRRKRRHRTIFTDEQLEALENLFQETKYPDVGTREQLARKVHLREEKVEVWFKNRRAKWRRQKRSSSEESENAEKWNKTSSKASPEKREEEGKSDLDSDS; the protein is encoded by the exons ATGCCCGCCAGCATGTTCAGCATCGACAACATCCTGGCCGCCCGGCCGCGCTGCAAGGACTCAGTGCTGCCCGTGGCGCCCAGCGCCGCGGCTCCCGTCGTCTTCCCGGCCCTGCACGGGGACTCGCTCTACGGCGGCGCCGGTGGCGGCTCCTCCTCGGACTATGGCGCCTTCTACCCGCGCCCCGTGGCCCCGGGCGGCGCAGGCCTCCCGGCCGCGGTCGGCGGCTCGCGCCTGGGCTACAGCAACTACTTCTACGGGCAGCTGCACGTGCAGGCGGCTCCCGTGGGCCCGGCCTGCTGCGGGGCCGTGCCGCCGCTGGGCGCCCAGCAGTGCTCCTGCGTCCCGACGCCCCCAG GCTACGAGGGCCCCGGCTCCGTGCTGGTGTCCCCCGTGCCGCACCAGATGATGCCCTACATGAACGTGGGCACCCTGTCGCGCACCGAGCTGCAGCTCCTCAACCAGCTGCACTGCCGGCGGAAGCGGCGGCACCGTACCATCTTCACTGACGAGCAGCTCGAAGCGCTGGAGAACCTCTTCCAGGAGACCAAGTACCCAGACGTTGGCACCCGCGAGCAGCTGGCCCGGAAGGTGCATCTCCGCGAGGAGAAGGTGGAG GTCTGGTTTAAAAACCGCCGCGCCAAATGGAGGCGGCAGAAGCGGTCCTCTTCGGAGGAGTCGGAAAACGCTGAGAAGTGGAACAAGACGTCGTCGAAGGCGTCGCccgagaagagggaagaggaaggtaAAAGCGATTTGGACTCGGACAGCTGA